Genomic DNA from Coffea arabica cultivar ET-39 chromosome 7e, Coffea Arabica ET-39 HiFi, whole genome shotgun sequence:
TTGTTAATTGTTATGCAgatcatctctctctctctctctagtctCCAGCACATCTTGTATCCGCCATGTTGCACTAGCACCAAAATCTAAAGATTTTGATAAAAACATCGAGCTTAGAATGAAGTCTAAtatctcttcttccttttaattttccctttgttttttttttcttttttgttccaTATAAGTTTAGAATGAAGTTTAATGTTATTTTCCTCCTTCGTTGTTAATGGTCCTTGTTATTTTCCCCATAAGAGGAGATTTGATACGTTACCTTTTCTTCTTGGCTGCAATCGCAGTGCAGTATATGTGTCCTGTTCCAGGGAGTTGATTTGTAATTCAATTCTACTGTGTAGCTTTTGATaaaattcatttgcacttatttgTAGTGCTTCAAGTGGGAAAAAAAGGAGAGGTGGTCCAGGTGGACTAAATAAACTCTGTGGTGTTTCTCCTGAACTTCAGGCAGTTGTGGGTCAGGCAACAATGCCCAGGACTGAGGTTTGGACTGTAGATAACTAGATCCTTTACCCTTCtttcgttttgtttttgttttcttctttctctcttttgccTTACCTGTATAACAGCTACTTATGTGTGGGCCTAAAACTTCTCCACTTTGTTCAGATTGTGAAGCAACTTTGGGCGTACATAAGGAAAAATAACCTCCAAGATCCTAACAACAAAAGGAAGATAATTTGCAACGATGAGCTGCGTGTGGTATTTGAGACAGACTGTACTGATATGTTCAAGATGAACAAGTTGCTAGCTAAGCATATAATCCCTCTTGAACCTACAAGTATGTATTTTTTAAGTTGGATGAATTTTACTCTTCAGACTCTTGTTGATTTGGTTTTCACTTGTATGCCTTTTTTCAGAACAAACAGCTCAAAATGCTAAGAAAGCAAAAATAGAGGTGGAATCTGGAAGTGAAAGTGCTAATACAGTTCCAGTTGTGGTAATATCTGAAGCGCTTGCGAATTTCTTTGGTACTGATGAAAGAGAGATGTCCCAGGCTGAGGTACTACGGCAGGTGTGGGAATACATTAAGGTCAATCAGCTCGAGGTGAGTGCTTAAGTGGTCTCCTTTATTGCTCATTTTTAGTAGTTAGGAACTGGAAGATATTATATTAGCAACTTAACACAGATTTGGCAAGTCCCATTTTTTAGCAGAATACGACTGAAATTTGGGACATGAATCATACAATTGATTTGTGAATATGAGAAAGTAATTGCAATTTATATAATACACGACTTAAATTAATATTTGATGAAGTgtggaaaaaaattttcttgcaGTTGCTGGATGATCTTAATACAATATACATCTTTTGGAATTATTACATCTTGCTTTTTACATCATTATAAAAGCTCCATCTAATTCCAAGTTAGTTTATGAGTGATTTCATCTAGTTAACATGTTTGAGATTTTAATGGTACATATCCTTTCCTATATATCTAGGATCCCTTGAATTCGATGGCAATCATGTGTGATGCAAAACTCCAAGAGCTTTTTGGATGTCAGAGTATTTCTGCACTGGGCATACCAGAGATGCTAGCAAGACTCCATCTACTTAAGAAATCATGATTGCTAATCAGGTTGACTGGTGAGTGCTGAACTAAAACGTAGATGATTTTATTCTGAAAGGGTAACTTGGAGTGCCATTATAGTTATTAGGTTTTGAATTACCACGATAAAGGTAAGATAAAGGAAATTTATCTAGTGTCTCACTTTCCATCACTGTCTGCACTTGGGGATCAGTTAATCTGTAGAACATGTAGGCCAGGCAAGACTTGTTTGTCAAGAAATATATTAGGTTCAGTTCCTTTTTTATTAAGAATCTTTTTAAGTTTGTTTCAGTCATGTAGTAATGTTGAGCAATTTCATATCAAGGTTTTTTTTGTCCCTTTCATTTTTActtagaacaagatttaaatccAATAAGTCCAAACTGCGGATAATATACTTGATGATCAACCATGATAACTGATAAAATCTAATATTTCTGCAGGTAAATGGTGTTCTGCTAACTCGTTACGTTCTGACATTGGCTAATATTACTTACCACAAGAATTTGGGTGCTTTCCAGCTTCACTTGCATAGTTTTGGTGTGGGTTAGGGAAGGTAAGTTATGATGAACAGAACGAATGTGTATTTTGGGCTAATTGCAAGTTTTATGTCATAGCCTGTGATTGTTCTAGGTTTTTAATCTATGTTTTCTTCAGGCATCTTTTCTAATGGTAGTTTCTGACACTTGTAAAGATGCAGAAGGTAGGAAGACAGGAGAAATGTAAAAGATGATTCCATGTATTTTCTGAATGAAATATGTAATTCTGAATTTCTGCTGTTTACGAATTGACAAAGGCCGTGATCTGAGAATAATTAAATTCCTGTCCTATTATACACCAGAAGTTTCCAGTGCTTTTCTAGGGTAGCAAAAAAAATGTTCGTGCCTGTTGCCCTCTGTTTTCAAGAGAGAGGAATAGAGACGAATGCAATTTGCAAGATCAACGTGGGACATAATTGGACACTTCCAGTTGCATGAACAATCGAGCACGCATGCCAACAAGTAGATAGTGTTTGTTTGAAGAGGATGTGGAATctagtctcttttttttttttttttttaactttaaaaGTAAATGGGAATCTCCTTTTCTGGGAAGGTTCCAATATGAAGTCCAGATCGCACAAGATGAATCAAACAGCATCACATGGTGATCACCATACGGAGAACTGAAATTTAATGAGCTAAGACAAATGTTCCAAGTCAGCAGCACGATGGGTTCCCTTTATCTCTTTTACTAGTATTTAAGCAGGGCCAAGAACATGGTAGAGTCCTGCGGTACTGCCCTATCTATCTGTGGAGAAGACGGGCAATGGCAAATATGGAGCATGTGGCCAAGTGCCTGCTGGTAATGGCAGTGATATTCCTCGCTGCAGTCGGTGGT
This window encodes:
- the LOC113688762 gene encoding uncharacterized protein; this encodes MSSERGGGRMVVSDRDIAEALDALLRESNPNSLPFNSINGIVQHLESKLGLNLSHKIDFIRSQIQLYFQPPPQHHKDHFTLHQNPNFHPHHHHHPVSAPHTQFHSPNFGFPHPQDYGFRPPPPLQQQQQQQTRPQLPPPLAAAVTSPTPAPVAAPEAPKESASSGKKRRGGPGGLNKLCGVSPELQAVVGQATMPRTEIVKQLWAYIRKNNLQDPNNKRKIICNDELRVVFETDCTDMFKMNKLLAKHIIPLEPTKQTAQNAKKAKIEVESGSESANTVPVVVISEALANFFGTDEREMSQAEVLRQVWEYIKVNQLEDPLNSMAIMCDAKLQELFGCQSISALGIPEMLARLHLLKKS